The Rhodococcus sp. X156 genome window below encodes:
- a CDS encoding S1 family peptidase encodes MRSSVPSRKRTFHAVRATLVGLALVASGLVAITTAGASELTVEPVPSGVAAPVASVTVPAAEGPVVVAPAGLPVVAGEQYVVENDEVCSTGFAVTARSGAEGFITAGHCGRAGNAVQTAGGAELGSIAATSFPETDFGWVAMLPGFTGTGTVSQHDGTTVPVRGAAPAAVGDPVCMSGQASGWHCGEVVALDQTVQYDQGLVSGLTATSICSDAGDSGGAFISGNQAQGVVSGGVGDCATNGTTYFQPLGPVLDAYGLSLRVGS; translated from the coding sequence ATGCGCAGTAGCGTCCCCTCGCGGAAGCGCACTTTTCACGCGGTGCGAGCGACGCTCGTCGGGCTGGCCCTCGTCGCCAGTGGCCTGGTTGCCATCACCACGGCCGGAGCATCCGAGCTGACGGTCGAGCCGGTCCCCAGCGGGGTGGCCGCGCCGGTGGCCAGCGTGACCGTTCCTGCGGCCGAGGGTCCGGTGGTCGTCGCCCCTGCCGGCCTCCCCGTGGTGGCTGGCGAGCAGTACGTCGTGGAGAACGACGAGGTGTGCAGCACCGGCTTCGCCGTCACCGCCCGCAGCGGAGCCGAGGGGTTCATCACCGCCGGGCACTGTGGCCGGGCCGGCAACGCGGTGCAGACCGCCGGCGGGGCCGAGCTGGGCAGCATCGCGGCCACCAGCTTCCCGGAGACCGACTTCGGCTGGGTAGCCATGCTGCCCGGCTTCACCGGCACCGGCACGGTCAGCCAGCACGACGGCACCACCGTCCCGGTGCGAGGCGCCGCGCCCGCCGCGGTCGGCGACCCGGTGTGCATGTCCGGGCAGGCCTCAGGCTGGCACTGCGGGGAGGTCGTGGCGCTGGACCAGACCGTGCAGTACGACCAGGGACTGGTCAGCGGGTTGACGGCCACCTCGATCTGCTCCGACGCCGGCGACTCCGGCGGCGCCTTCATCAGTGGCAACCAGGCCCAGGGGGTCGTCTCCGGCGGAGTCGGCGACTGCGCGACCAACGGCACCACGTACTTCCAGCCGCTCGGCCCGGTGCTGGACGCCTACGGGCTGAGCCTGCGAGTCGGCAGCTAG
- the thiE gene encoding thiamine phosphate synthase, with translation MHIRQRLATARLYLCTDARREKGDLAAFADAALAGGVDIIQLRDKDSAGEQQLGPLEAREELAALAVLSAACRRHGALLAVNDRADLAAAARADVLHLGQDDLPVAMAREIVGEDMIIGRSTHTLEQAQDADLAPGVDYFATGPCWPTPTKPGREVPGLDLVRATAAHGAQRPWFAIGGIDAARLPEVQAAGATRVAVVRAITTAADPRAAAAELAAALRD, from the coding sequence ATGCACATCCGCCAGCGACTCGCCACTGCCCGGCTCTACCTGTGCACTGACGCGCGTCGGGAGAAGGGTGACCTCGCCGCCTTCGCCGACGCCGCCCTCGCCGGTGGGGTGGACATCATCCAGCTGCGCGACAAGGACTCCGCCGGTGAGCAGCAGCTCGGTCCGCTCGAGGCACGCGAGGAGCTGGCGGCCCTGGCGGTGCTCTCCGCAGCCTGCCGTCGGCACGGCGCGCTGCTGGCGGTCAACGACCGCGCCGACCTCGCCGCCGCGGCCCGGGCCGACGTGCTGCACCTGGGCCAGGACGACCTGCCGGTGGCCATGGCGCGGGAGATCGTGGGCGAGGACATGATCATCGGCCGCTCCACCCACACCCTGGAGCAGGCCCAGGACGCGGACCTGGCACCGGGTGTGGACTACTTCGCGACCGGACCGTGCTGGCCCACGCCCACCAAGCCCGGCCGTGAGGTGCCGGGCCTGGACCTGGTGCGGGCCACCGCCGCCCATGGCGCGCAGCGGCCGTGGTTTGCCATCGGCGGCATCGACGCCGCCCGGCTGCCGGAGGTGCAGGCGGCCGGCGCCACCCGGGTTGCGGTGGTGCGAGCGATCACCACGGCCGCCGACCCCCGCGCCGCCGCCGCCGAGCTGGCCGCGGCCCTGCGCGACTGA
- the thiO gene encoding glycine oxidase ThiO yields MRVHDRGRLSVVGAGGVGLSVAWRAACAGWRVRLHDPLPARGASWVAGGMLAPLTEGWPGEEDALVLNTDSLHRWPDFAAALSAGAGTDAGLGAAGTLVVGLDSADVGELAVLAEWLAARGRTVTELGRRELRERVPALAQGIRRGLDVPGDLAVDNRALLAALQAACLAAGVELVHEAVTDLAALPADQVVLAAGAGSPALVPSLPVRAVKGEILRLRHRRSVLPAPGCTVRGVVHGRHVYLVPRSDGIVVGATQHEVGEDRDVTVGGVRDLIADAEAVLPSIAEYELTEAIAGLRPMTPDNLPLIGRLDERTVAATGHGRNGLLLLPLTADAVLAELDGSPLPEAAPAHPRRFS; encoded by the coding sequence ATGCGTGTGCACGACCGTGGACGCCTGAGCGTCGTCGGGGCTGGTGGCGTGGGTCTGTCCGTGGCCTGGCGGGCCGCCTGCGCGGGTTGGCGCGTACGGCTGCACGACCCCCTTCCCGCCCGCGGTGCCTCCTGGGTGGCGGGCGGAATGCTCGCCCCGCTCACCGAGGGCTGGCCGGGCGAGGAGGACGCCCTCGTCCTCAACACCGACTCGCTGCACCGCTGGCCCGACTTCGCCGCCGCGCTGAGCGCCGGCGCTGGGACGGACGCGGGCCTGGGTGCCGCGGGAACCCTGGTGGTGGGCCTGGACAGCGCCGACGTCGGTGAGCTGGCGGTGCTCGCGGAGTGGCTGGCCGCACGCGGGCGCACCGTCACCGAGCTCGGCCGCCGGGAGCTGCGGGAGCGCGTACCCGCACTGGCCCAAGGCATTCGGCGCGGCCTGGACGTTCCCGGTGACCTCGCCGTGGACAACCGGGCGCTGCTCGCGGCGCTGCAGGCGGCCTGCCTGGCCGCCGGGGTGGAGCTGGTGCACGAGGCCGTCACCGACCTGGCCGCACTGCCCGCCGACCAGGTGGTGCTCGCCGCCGGTGCCGGCTCACCCGCCCTGGTGCCCAGCCTGCCGGTGCGCGCGGTGAAGGGCGAGATCCTGCGCCTGCGCCACCGCCGCAGCGTGCTGCCCGCGCCCGGCTGCACGGTGCGCGGCGTGGTCCACGGCCGGCACGTCTACCTGGTGCCCCGCTCGGACGGCATCGTCGTGGGGGCCACCCAGCACGAGGTGGGCGAGGACCGCGACGTCACCGTGGGTGGGGTGCGCGACCTCATCGCCGACGCCGAGGCGGTGCTGCCCAGCATCGCCGAGTACGAGCTCACCGAGGCGATCGCGGGGCTGCGGCCGATGACTCCGGACAACCTGCCGCTGATCGGCCGTCTCGACGAGCGCACCGTGGCCGCCACCGGCCACGGCCGCAACGGCCTGCTGCTGCTCCCGCTCACCGCTGACGCCGTGCTGGCCGAGCTCGACGGCAGCCCGCTGCCGGAGGCGGCGCCCGCCCATCCCAGGAGGTTCTCATGA
- the thiS gene encoding sulfur carrier protein ThiS, with amino-acid sequence MTVTVNGSARELAAGCTVAELLLAEGAPEKGIAVALNGTVVPRGRWTAEVPAGAVVEIVTAVQGG; translated from the coding sequence ATGACCGTGACCGTGAACGGCTCAGCGCGTGAGCTGGCCGCCGGCTGCACCGTGGCCGAGCTGCTGCTCGCCGAGGGCGCACCGGAGAAGGGGATCGCGGTGGCCCTCAACGGCACCGTCGTCCCCCGAGGCCGGTGGACCGCAGAGGTGCCGGCCGGCGCCGTGGTGGAGATCGTGACGGCGGTGCAGGGTGGCTAG
- a CDS encoding thiazole synthase, translating into MASRDQHQPADTGLRIADRTYRSRLIMGTGGAANQSVLERALLASGTELTTVAMRRVDAAGGSGVLELLRRNNIDVLPNTAGCRGSAEAVLTAQLGREALETSWVKLEVVADERTLLPDAVELLDAAERLVDDGFTVLPYTTDDPVLARRLQDVGCAAVMPLGSPIGTGLGIANPHNIEMIVDAAEVPVILDAGIGTASDAALAMELGCDAVLLATAVTRAQHPELMAQAMAAAVIAGHAARRAGRIPRRFWAQASSPTLPGKDA; encoded by the coding sequence GTGGCTAGCCGGGACCAGCACCAGCCGGCCGACACCGGGCTGCGCATCGCCGACCGCACCTACCGGTCCCGGCTGATCATGGGCACCGGCGGTGCGGCCAACCAGTCGGTGCTGGAGCGGGCGCTGCTCGCCTCCGGCACCGAGCTGACCACGGTGGCCATGCGCCGCGTCGACGCCGCCGGCGGCAGCGGAGTGCTGGAGCTGCTGCGACGCAACAACATCGACGTGCTGCCCAACACTGCTGGCTGCCGTGGCTCGGCGGAGGCGGTGCTCACCGCCCAGCTGGGCCGCGAGGCGCTGGAGACCAGCTGGGTGAAGCTGGAGGTGGTGGCCGACGAGCGCACGCTGCTGCCCGACGCGGTGGAGCTGCTCGACGCCGCCGAGCGGCTGGTGGACGACGGCTTCACCGTGCTGCCCTACACCACCGACGACCCGGTGCTGGCCCGCCGGCTGCAGGACGTGGGGTGTGCCGCCGTCATGCCGCTGGGCTCGCCCATCGGCACCGGCCTGGGCATCGCCAACCCCCACAACATCGAGATGATCGTGGACGCCGCCGAGGTTCCGGTGATCCTGGACGCGGGCATCGGCACCGCCAGCGACGCTGCGCTCGCCATGGAGCTGGGCTGCGACGCGGTGCTGCTGGCCACCGCGGTCACCCGGGCCCAGCACCCGGAGCTGATGGCGCAGGCCATGGCCGCGGCCGTCATCGCCGGCCACGCCGCCCGCCGGGCGGGTCGCATCCCGCGCCGCTTCTGGGCGCAGGCGTCCTCACCCACCCTGCCGGGGAAGGACGCATGA
- the thiD gene encoding bifunctional hydroxymethylpyrimidine kinase/phosphomethylpyrimidine kinase codes for MSQAVPPPNVLSIAGTDPSGGAGIQADLKAFSALGAYGTTVITSLVAQNTHGVHSVHQPPAAFITDQLDNLLADVRIAATKTGMLGTAEVVEVVVDGLRRHAHGYLVVDPVMVSTSGHRLLAADAVHAVRTQLLPLADLITPNLPEAADLLGEDEATDEATMLEQLHRLGELGPAVLLKGGHLDGDDSVDLLLLDGEVTRLSAPRVHTRNTHGSGCTLSAAITALRPQRPDWSSTVTEAKEYLSAAFRAADRLDVGTGHGPQHHFHAWWPTP; via the coding sequence ATGAGCCAGGCCGTGCCGCCGCCCAACGTGCTCAGCATCGCCGGCACCGACCCCAGCGGCGGCGCAGGCATCCAGGCCGACCTCAAGGCGTTCTCCGCGCTCGGGGCCTACGGCACCACGGTGATCACCTCGCTGGTCGCGCAGAACACCCACGGCGTGCACTCGGTGCACCAGCCGCCCGCGGCCTTCATCACCGACCAGCTGGACAACCTCCTCGCCGACGTGCGAATCGCCGCGACCAAGACCGGCATGCTCGGCACCGCCGAGGTGGTGGAGGTGGTGGTCGACGGCCTGCGTCGGCACGCGCACGGCTACCTGGTGGTCGACCCGGTGATGGTGTCCACCAGCGGCCACCGGCTGCTGGCCGCCGACGCGGTGCACGCGGTGCGCACCCAGCTGCTGCCGCTGGCCGACCTGATCACCCCCAACCTGCCCGAGGCTGCCGACCTGCTCGGCGAGGACGAGGCCACCGACGAGGCGACCATGCTCGAGCAGCTGCACCGGCTCGGCGAGCTGGGCCCGGCAGTGCTGCTCAAGGGCGGCCACCTCGACGGCGACGACAGCGTGGACCTGCTGCTGCTCGACGGCGAGGTCACCCGGCTGTCGGCGCCCCGGGTGCACACCCGCAACACCCACGGCAGCGGCTGCACCCTGTCCGCGGCCATCACCGCCCTGCGCCCGCAGCGCCCGGACTGGTCCAGCACGGTCACCGAGGCCAAGGAGTACCTCTCCGCGGCCTTCCGCGCCGCCGACCGGCTGGACGTGGGCACCGGCCACGGCCCCCAGCACCACTTCCACGCCTGGTGGCCGACCCCGTGA
- a CDS encoding cytosine permease — translation MTTATLTATPVRTLGLRSQLGLWGNLGISLLLPVAATYIVLSGQSLLATLLAVVVGAVIGSTLLGLAAAAGARTGAPAMVLMRGLLGTRLSSLPTAANLVQCVGWATFEIFVIAEVATQLTDGPRWVFVLVGGVLATVMALHPLGVVHLLARYAVWAAVASTAYLLVQVLREPLPGLTDGDFGGFWLSVDLVIALPVSWVPLAADYARHSRSATASFLGASVGYGTATILFFALGVLAVKVYGVTGFDVVAQLLLLPVAVVAVLILVLDELDEAFANLYSTAVSAQNLRPGWDRRHLVLGVGALATVLALTVDATGYEPFLFLLGAVFVPLTATFLVAYYLLARRSRTGWDVSAGAPARWEMLLPWAVGFVAYQLVAPTALTGWAQGWTSWWTARQADVGLSGSGWSASLVSLAVAGGLTVAVGLVSQRVRRTVRA, via the coding sequence GTGACCACCGCCACGCTCACCGCCACGCCGGTGCGCACCCTCGGGCTGCGCTCGCAGCTGGGCCTGTGGGGCAACCTGGGCATCTCCCTGCTGCTGCCCGTCGCCGCCACCTACATCGTCCTCAGCGGACAGTCCCTGCTCGCCACCCTGCTGGCGGTGGTGGTGGGAGCGGTCATCGGCAGCACCCTGCTCGGCCTGGCCGCCGCCGCGGGCGCACGCACCGGCGCCCCGGCGATGGTGCTCATGCGCGGCCTGCTGGGCACCCGGCTGTCCAGCCTGCCCACCGCGGCCAACCTGGTGCAGTGCGTGGGCTGGGCGACCTTCGAGATCTTCGTGATCGCCGAGGTGGCCACCCAGCTCACCGACGGCCCGCGCTGGGTGTTCGTGCTCGTCGGCGGAGTGCTGGCCACGGTGATGGCGCTCCACCCGCTGGGCGTGGTGCACCTGCTGGCCCGCTACGCGGTGTGGGCGGCGGTCGCCTCCACCGCGTACCTGCTGGTGCAGGTGCTGCGCGAGCCACTGCCCGGACTCACCGACGGCGACTTCGGCGGCTTCTGGCTCAGCGTCGACCTGGTGATCGCGCTGCCGGTGTCCTGGGTGCCGCTGGCGGCGGACTACGCCCGGCACTCCCGCTCGGCCACGGCGTCGTTCCTCGGGGCCAGCGTCGGCTACGGCACCGCCACCATCCTGTTCTTCGCCCTCGGCGTGCTGGCCGTCAAGGTCTACGGCGTCACCGGCTTCGACGTGGTGGCCCAGCTGCTGCTGCTGCCGGTGGCCGTGGTCGCGGTGCTCATCCTGGTGCTCGACGAGCTGGACGAGGCGTTCGCCAACCTGTACTCCACGGCCGTCAGCGCGCAGAACCTGCGACCGGGCTGGGACCGCCGCCACCTGGTGCTGGGGGTGGGGGCGCTGGCCACCGTGCTGGCGCTCACGGTGGACGCCACCGGCTACGAGCCGTTCCTGTTCCTGCTCGGCGCCGTCTTCGTTCCGCTGACCGCCACCTTCCTGGTTGCCTACTACCTGCTGGCCCGCCGCTCCCGCACCGGGTGGGACGTCTCCGCCGGCGCCCCCGCGCGGTGGGAGATGCTGCTGCCCTGGGCCGTCGGATTCGTGGCCTACCAGCTGGTGGCGCCCACCGCGCTCACCGGCTGGGCGCAGGGCTGGACCAGCTGGTGGACCGCGCGACAGGCCGACGTCGGGCTCTCCGGCAGCGGCTGGTCGGCCTCGCTGGTGTCACTGGCCGTGGCCGGTGGGCTCACCGTGGCGGTGGGGCTGGTGTCGCAGCGCGTGCGCCGGACGGTGCGCGCATGA
- a CDS encoding transcriptional regulator encodes MSTLSQRLHRLGEPLLQQQLAHPTVVGIGRGDLDRDEFGRWLEQDYLYLLDYVRVFSRLAWQAPEEHLGELVDLAHSTWHEELDLHRALAAPFGAQLDTATKSPQCAAYTGFLLSSAADYGTGLAALLPCMWGYSQLGQRLAQHPPADQQYRQWVDTYADPGFAELARRCGQMLDDADPDPVRAEAAFLQAMRHELDFWDAR; translated from the coding sequence ATGAGCACGCTGTCGCAGCGCCTGCACCGGCTGGGGGAGCCGCTGCTGCAGCAGCAGCTGGCGCACCCCACGGTGGTCGGCATCGGCCGCGGTGACCTGGACCGCGACGAGTTCGGCCGCTGGCTGGAGCAGGACTACCTCTACCTGCTCGACTACGTGCGGGTGTTCAGCCGGCTGGCCTGGCAGGCGCCGGAGGAGCACCTGGGGGAGCTGGTGGACCTGGCGCACAGCACCTGGCACGAGGAGCTGGACCTGCACCGCGCGCTGGCCGCACCCTTCGGCGCGCAGCTGGACACCGCCACCAAGAGCCCGCAGTGCGCGGCGTACACGGGCTTCCTGCTCAGCTCGGCCGCCGACTACGGCACCGGCCTGGCCGCGCTGCTGCCCTGCATGTGGGGCTACTCCCAGCTCGGACAGCGCCTGGCCCAGCACCCGCCGGCCGACCAGCAGTACCGGCAGTGGGTGGACACCTACGCCGACCCCGGGTTCGCGGAGCTGGCCCGCCGGTGCGGGCAGATGCTGGACGACGCCGATCCCGACCCGGTCCGTGCCGAGGCGGCGTTCCTGCAGGCGATGCGCCACGAGCTCGACTTCTGGGACGCCCGGTGA
- a CDS encoding transcriptional regulator, with the protein MSAAPAASTSTAEQLVAGQAQLWHKCLTHPFVLATAEDSLPPGAFDRWLLADHHFVVQFRRFLAGVLAQAPDEPARDVLAGGITALTPELALFREQLAERGLAPHTYRPTGAALAYTSFLLASLADGYGVAAAVLYGVEKAYFDAWTAVRERAALTSSPYRGFIDNWSAPAFGAYADDLGALLGQGAPTPQQEQAFAQVVSFELAFWDEVHTG; encoded by the coding sequence GTGAGCGCCGCCCCCGCCGCCAGCACCAGCACCGCCGAGCAGCTGGTGGCCGGTCAGGCTCAGCTGTGGCACAAGTGCCTGACCCACCCGTTCGTGCTGGCCACCGCGGAGGACTCGCTGCCCCCCGGCGCCTTCGACCGCTGGCTGCTGGCCGACCACCACTTCGTGGTGCAGTTCCGCCGCTTCCTGGCCGGGGTGCTCGCCCAGGCTCCGGACGAGCCCGCCCGGGACGTGCTCGCCGGCGGCATCACCGCCCTCACCCCGGAGCTGGCGCTGTTCCGGGAGCAGCTGGCCGAGCGCGGGCTGGCGCCGCACACCTACCGGCCCACGGGGGCCGCGCTGGCCTACACGTCCTTCCTGCTGGCCAGCCTGGCCGACGGTTACGGCGTGGCCGCCGCGGTGCTCTACGGGGTGGAGAAGGCGTACTTCGACGCCTGGACCGCGGTGCGCGAGCGGGCGGCGCTGACCAGCTCGCCCTACCGCGGGTTCATCGACAACTGGTCGGCCCCGGCCTTCGGTGCCTACGCCGACGACCTCGGCGCCCTGCTGGGCCAGGGCGCCCCGACACCGCAGCAGGAGCAGGCCTTCGCCCAGGTGGTCAGCTTCGAGCTGGCCTTCTGGGACGAGGTGCACACCGGGTAG